One segment of Phragmites australis chromosome 13, lpPhrAust1.1, whole genome shotgun sequence DNA contains the following:
- the LOC133888155 gene encoding uncharacterized protein LOC133888155 isoform X3, whose product MAAPPSPQPRPRTPTAHSAGGGDGPVSLFLDTDLGTRLALLVAPDTTIRHLKSLVAGEHAAAFSDLGPVAVKSFQVRRKGALYHLSDLMTVTSAFTRIKGGCFLHVKMAAVAAAAATHCCQDTPAFNERKSSEGRLGIHAEKRVMELPATISEIASDVLPQRLEGGDDSAVLNNVHAHDAVPNDVVLPSSSQLNTEIKKNEAVTLASDAQAGSGPVIDKAKSCNRQIKHANRNESSNQNNIPHVVEEVHVRKEDILHGDGDQDVGVSVSDNKQVRVEEEMLKEIHAVEDLSQEKKRKKARRTGSFNTSAVDSIRADNESDTRDVNKSSRAPLKRDTTSHGDLLNTSFRQEVHENLLEGSIHLENPSTVGKKKKRKRRQLAPSEAISAQEVTKPSTGAVELSKSAGEVLPHKESQGLQDEDAYNVEWTTGDEPIVRASNAPLSSSQLNNGSQGGEHVQLVSDAHASTGLISEQENVDLVHTGYRNPSVGDTANSTADVVASEGKTTKGIGKTMKGSNPPWDGGDNHEKIKQHKHNEESHDEGVVETSNMEKDSKSTNALEKRHTNDNTSQEKKRKKAKKVSSVDMASMETAGEKDMCGYRENAAKSDIVSTEREIVHDPSMRQISSNVQQGNSGILENPTGDRKRKKKRRHNSESSKGVDPSQDLMKSSGFATHVSLIQNTNAAPLDAKQTAQGTTEGTIVSDHKKLDEILDGAAAKVIDEVLADLRSTDSLSMDLDGDLLTGQTHLSSNQNALGLPESTRVKVGLRATLPPKYPAAVHSDVPVSSPSHKKSKGKELKVLSTMIDSSHYSSGVPEEDSNTELREFDSLRFTDKTSDLKDILTGDIVAQADEKPKATKRQRKNISLKQVPSKYGKATQSSDEQVNQVVTEDLKGADATQADLVPGGSVIDAPSITVGKVQQKGKRSSKAQVHIIQETYNSTHGHERHLAKDSQDELTDIAGTHDNENAASAPTELPVVQKDATTLKPASPNARKGRKKSSNSELQSRDSALEHGSNADLTNSRAEQENKQNNEDENAIEMKNKRKNKRKQGTGTIEPNDILESLPPTDKTSLTDHFGTSEVAVPSVPAENMTREFENLKKSKEKKKRKRKSNLEDPAAEKENPNCDHQDIDIGTQDSQHSVVQKGTMGQDSGKENNDKVTQNASMMLQEPEDATCGSTLEKKLHQSNVDSQDNLPIDEDHAHMSKGQRESASQTKPYAKSRNHDESINRRAGPNPNAVSKLVKSFSMSPPASSDSTEGTPQNANRYRVAVRKVPRKRYEQTSDKSKKESRKAGSGAIFNDAISEGSDDALDTKSAKAAMEASSDNSSTSADSGVSSAAYDESAVPDDDGTVSLSQRSLKDGLHIGSILRGSSSYKKARQKQTEDLDDDIVVPDSQPADGV is encoded by the exons ATGGCTGCCCCGCCGTCGCCGCAGCCGCGGCCGCGGACGCCGACGGCGCACTCCGCCGGCGGAGGAGACGGCCCTGTCTCCCTCTTCCTCGACACCGACCTCGGCACCCGCCTCGCCCTGCTCGTTGCCCCCGACACCACCATCCGCCACCTAAAGT CGCTGGTGGCCGGGGAGCATGCTGCCGCCTTCTCCGACCTCGGCCCCGTCGCCGTCAAGTCCTTCCAG GTCCGCCGGAAGGGTGCATTGTATCACCTCTCTGATTTGATGACAGTGACAAGTGCCTTCACCAGAATCAAGGGTGGATGCTTTCTTCATGTCAagatggcagcggtggcggcggcggcggccacacACTGCTGCCAAGACACTCCAGCATTCAATGAAAGGAAATCGAGTGAAGGTCGTCTTGGAATTCATGCAGAGAAGCGTGTTATGGAGCTGCCTGCGACAATATCAGAAATTGCTAGTGATGTGCTTCCTCAACGGCTTGAAG GTGGTGATGATTCTGCAGTGTTGAATAATGTTCACGCACATGATGCAGTGCCAAATGATGTCGTGTTGCCATCCTCATCACAGCTAAACACTGAAATAAAGAAGAATGAAGCAGTAACTCTGGCGAGTGATGCACAAGCAGGATCTGGTCCAGTTATTGATAAAGCAAAGAGTTGCAATCGCCAGATAAAACATGCTAATCGAAATGAATCttcaaatcaaaataatatacCACATGTTGTAGAGGAGGTGCACGTGAGAAAGGAAGACATTTTGCATGGTGATGGAGACCAAGATGTTGGTGTTTCTGTTTCTGACAACAAGCAAGTCAGGGTAGAGGAGGAAATGTTGAAAGAGATACATGCAGTGGAAGATCTTTCTCAAGAAAAGAAGCGTAAAAAGGCTAGGAGGACTGGTTCTTTCAACACATCAGCTGTAGATTCTATTAGAGCAGATAATGAGTCTGATACCAGAGATGTGAATAAATCAAGTAGGGCTCCACTAAAAAGGGACACTACTTCTCATGGGGATCTTTTAAATACTTCTTTTCGGCAAGAAGTCCATGAAAATTTACTTGAGGGTTCTATCCATCTGGAAAACCCAAGCACTGttggaaagaagaagaaaaggaaaaggcgtCAATTGGCTCCTTCGGAAGCTATTTCTGCTCAAGAAGTGACAAAACCATCAACTGGGGCAGTGGAGTTATCAAAATCCGCAGGCGAAGTTCTGCCTCACAAAGAGAGCCAAGGGCTACAAG ATGAGGATGCATATAATGTTGAATGGACTACCGGGGATGAACCTATAGTCAGAGCATCCAATGCGCCTCTTTCATCATCACAACTCAATAATGGAAGCCAGGGGGGAGAACATGTTCAGCTTGTGAGTGATGCTCATGCATCTACTGGTCTAATTTCTGAACAAGAGAATGTTGATCTTGTGCATACAGGATACAGAAATCCTTCTGTTGGAGATACTGCTAATTCTACAGCTGATGTTGTAGCTAGTGAAggaaaaactacaaaaggaaTAGGAAAAACTATGAAGGGAAGCAACCCCCCTTGGGATGGAGGGGATAATCATGAGAAAATCAAACAACATAAACACAATGAGGAAAGTCATGATGAAGGTGTAGTTGAAACAAGCAACATGGAGAAAGATAGCAAAAGTACAAATGCCTTGGAGAAGAGGCATACAAATGATAATACTTCTCAAGAGAAGAAGCGTAAGAAAGCAAAGAAGGTTAGTTCTGTTGACATGGCTTCCATGGAAACTGCTGGTGAAAAAGATATGTGTGGGTATAGAGAGAATGCAGCAAAATCAGATATTGTTTCTACTGAAAGGGAGATTGTCCATGACCCTTCTATGCGACAGATCTCAAGCAATGTGCAGCAAGGGAATTCAGGTATACTAGAAAATCCAACTGGTGATAGAAAgcgaaagaaaaagagaagacaCAACTCAGAATCCTCAAAGGGGGTTGATCCTTCTCAAGATCTGATGAAATCGTCTGGATTTGCTACACATGTAAGCTTGATACAAAACACAAATGCCGCTCCTCTAGATGCCAAGCAAACAGCACAAGGCACTACAGAAGGAACAATAGTTAGTGACCacaagaagcttgatgaaatCCTGGATGGAGCAGCGGCTAAAGTGATTGATGAGGTGTTGGCAGATCTTAGATCCACAGACAGCTTAAGTATGGATTTGGATGGAGATCTGTTAACAGGACAAACTCACCTAAGCAGCAATCAGAATGCACTTGGACTTCCTGAATCCACTAGAGTTAAAGTTGGTCTTAGAGCAACATTACCTCCAAAATATCCAGCAGCAGTTCACTCTGATGTGCCCGTTAGCTCACCTAGCCATAAGAAGTCTAAGGGTAAAGAATTGAAAGTGCTGTCAACCATGATTGACTCATCTCATTATTCAAGTGGTGTGCCTGAAGAAGATTCTAATACAGAATTAAGAGAGTTTGATTCTTTGAGGTTCACTGACAAAACaagtgatcttaaggatatttTAACTGGAGATATAGTAGCACAAGCCGATGAAAAGCCCAAAGCTACTAAGCGTCAGAGAAAGAATATTTCCTTAAAGCAGGTTCCGTCAAAGTATGGTAAGGCTACTCAATCTTCGGACGAGCAAGTCAACCAGGTTGTGACAGAGGACTTGAAGGGAGCTGATGCTACCCAGGCAGATTTGGTTCCAGGAGGTTCTGTAATTGACGCTCCTTCAATTACTGTTGGAAAAGTACAGCAGAAAGGCAAAAGGTCTTCCAAGGCTCAGGTTCATATAATACAAGAAACTTATAATTCTACCCATGGGCATGAGAGACACTTAGCTAAGGATAGCCAGGATGAATTAACTGACATCGCTGGGACCCATGATAATGAAAATGCAGCCAGTGCTCCAACAGAGTTGCCAGTAGTTCAGAAAGATGCCACAACTCTCAAACCTGCCAGCCCTAATGCTCGTAAGGGAAGGAAGAAATCTTCAAACTCTGAACTTCAGAGTCGGGATTCTGCTCTTGAACATGGTTCCAATGCAGATTTGACGAACTCCAGGGCTGAACAGG aaaacaaacaaaacaatgAAGATGAAAATGCAATCGAAATGAAGAATAAAaggaagaacaaaagaaaacaaggtACTGGTACCATTGAACCAAATGATATTCTAGAATCTCTTCCTCCTACAGACAAAACTAGCTTAACCGATCATTTTGGTACTAGTGAAGTGGCTGTGCCATCTGTTCCAGCAGAAAACATGACCAGAGAATTTGAGAATTTGAAGAAAAgtaaggagaaaaagaagagaaaaagaaaatctaaCTTGGAAGATCCTGCTGCTGAAAAGGAGAATCCTAATTGTGATCATCAAGACATTGATATTGGTACCCAAGATTCTCAGCATTCTGTTGTACAGAAAGGAACAATGGGGCAGGACAGTGGAAAAGAGAATAACGATAAAGTTACTCAGAATGCCAGTATGATGCTACAGGAGCCTGAAGATGCCACATGTGGTAGCACTCTTGAAAAGAAGCTCCATCAAAGTAATGTTGATAGTCAGGACAATTTGCCAATCGATGAGGATCATGCACATATGAGCAAAGGACAAAGGGAGTCCGCTTCTCAGACAAAGCCTTATGCTAAGAGTAGAAACCATGATGAGTCTATCAATAGAAGGGCAGGTCCAAATCCCAATGCTGTAAGCAAACTTGTGAAGAGCTTTTCAATGAGCCCACCAGCATCAAGTGACAGCACAGAGGGCACACCACAAAATGCTAACCGATATAGAGTTGCAGTACGGAAAGTTCCGAGAAAAAGGTATGAGCAGACTAGTGACAAATCCAAAAAAGAGAGTAGGAAGGCTGGCTCAGGTGCAATATTCAATGATGCTATCAGTGAAGGCTCTGATGATGCTTTGGACACCAAGAGTGCAAAGGCTGCCATGGAAGCATCATCAGATAATTCGTCCACATCTGCTGACTCAG GTGTTTCATCTGCAGCCTATGATGAAAGCGCAGTGCCTGATGATGATGGCACTGTATCATT ATCACAGAGGAGTCTCAAAGATGGGCTGCACATTGGCTCTATCCTTCGGGGTTCCAGTAGCTATAAGAAGGCGAGGCAGAAGCAAACAGAGGATTTGGATGATGACATCGTGGTGCCTGATAGCCAGCCAGCGGATGGCGTTTGA
- the LOC133888155 gene encoding uncharacterized protein LOC133888155 isoform X2, which translates to MAAPPSPQPRPRTPTAHSAGGGDGPVSLFLDTDLGTRLALLVAPDTTIRHLKSLVAGEHAAAFSDLGPVAVKSFQVRRKGALYHLSDLMTVTSAFTRIKGGCFLHVKMAAVAAAAATHCCQDTPAFNERKSSEGRLGIHAEKRVMELPATISEIASDVLPQRLEVPNDVVLPSSSQLNTEIKKNEAVTLASDAQAGSGPVIDKAKSCNRQIKHANRNESSNQNNIPHVVEEVHVRKEDILHGDGDQDVGVSVSDNKQVRVEEEMLKEIHAVEDLSQEKKRKKARRTGSFNTSAVDSIRADNESDTRDVNKSSRAPLKRDTTSHGDLLNTSFRQEVHENLLEGSIHLENPSTVGKKKKRKRRQLAPSEAISAQEVTKPSTGAVELSKSAGEVLPHKESQGLQDEDAYNVEWTTGDEPIVRASNAPLSSSQLNNGSQGGEHVQLVSDAHASTGLISEQENVDLVHTGYRNPSVGDTANSTADVVASEGKTTKGIGKTMKGSNPPWDGGDNHEKIKQHKHNEESHDEGVVETSNMEKDSKSTNALEKRHTNDNTSQEKKRKKAKKVSSVDMASMETAGEKDMCGYRENAAKSDIVSTEREIVHDPSMRQISSNVQQGNSGILENPTGDRKRKKKRRHNSESSKGVDPSQDLMKSSGFATHVSLIQNTNAAPLDAKQTAQGTTEGTIVSDHKKLDEILDGAAAKVIDEVLADLRSTDSLSMDLDGDLLTGQTHLSSNQNALGLPESTRVKVGLRATLPPKYPAAVHSDVPVSSPSHKKSKGKELKVLSTMIDSSHYSSGVPEEDSNTELREFDSLRFTDKTSDLKDILTGDIVAQADEKPKATKRQRKNISLKQVPSKYGKATQSSDEQVNQVVTEDLKGADATQADLVPGGSVIDAPSITVGKVQQKGKRSSKAQVHIIQETYNSTHGHERHLAKDSQDELTDIAGTHDNENAASAPTELPVVQKDATTLKPASPNARKGRKKSSNSELQSRDSALEHGSNADLTNSRAEQGMVSPKNSADAVQQNYHNMVHPASDEINFLDHFSCSKMNNPSVSAENKQNNEDENAIEMKNKRKNKRKQGTGTIEPNDILESLPPTDKTSLTDHFGTSEVAVPSVPAENMTREFENLKKSKEKKKRKRKSNLEDPAAEKENPNCDHQDIDIGTQDSQHSVVQKGTMGQDSGKENNDKVTQNASMMLQEPEDATCGSTLEKKLHQSNVDSQDNLPIDEDHAHMSKGQRESASQTKPYAKSRNHDESINRRAGPNPNAVSKLVKSFSMSPPASSDSTEGTPQNANRYRVAVRKVPRKRYEQTSDKSKKESRKAGSGAIFNDAISEGSDDALDTKSAKAAMEASSDNSSTSADSGVSSAAYDESAVPDDDGTVSLSQRSLKDGLHIGSILRGSSSYKKARQKQTEDLDDDIVVPDSQPADGV; encoded by the exons ATGGCTGCCCCGCCGTCGCCGCAGCCGCGGCCGCGGACGCCGACGGCGCACTCCGCCGGCGGAGGAGACGGCCCTGTCTCCCTCTTCCTCGACACCGACCTCGGCACCCGCCTCGCCCTGCTCGTTGCCCCCGACACCACCATCCGCCACCTAAAGT CGCTGGTGGCCGGGGAGCATGCTGCCGCCTTCTCCGACCTCGGCCCCGTCGCCGTCAAGTCCTTCCAG GTCCGCCGGAAGGGTGCATTGTATCACCTCTCTGATTTGATGACAGTGACAAGTGCCTTCACCAGAATCAAGGGTGGATGCTTTCTTCATGTCAagatggcagcggtggcggcggcggcggccacacACTGCTGCCAAGACACTCCAGCATTCAATGAAAGGAAATCGAGTGAAGGTCGTCTTGGAATTCATGCAGAGAAGCGTGTTATGGAGCTGCCTGCGACAATATCAGAAATTGCTAGTGATGTGCTTCCTCAACGGCTTGAAG TGCCAAATGATGTCGTGTTGCCATCCTCATCACAGCTAAACACTGAAATAAAGAAGAATGAAGCAGTAACTCTGGCGAGTGATGCACAAGCAGGATCTGGTCCAGTTATTGATAAAGCAAAGAGTTGCAATCGCCAGATAAAACATGCTAATCGAAATGAATCttcaaatcaaaataatatacCACATGTTGTAGAGGAGGTGCACGTGAGAAAGGAAGACATTTTGCATGGTGATGGAGACCAAGATGTTGGTGTTTCTGTTTCTGACAACAAGCAAGTCAGGGTAGAGGAGGAAATGTTGAAAGAGATACATGCAGTGGAAGATCTTTCTCAAGAAAAGAAGCGTAAAAAGGCTAGGAGGACTGGTTCTTTCAACACATCAGCTGTAGATTCTATTAGAGCAGATAATGAGTCTGATACCAGAGATGTGAATAAATCAAGTAGGGCTCCACTAAAAAGGGACACTACTTCTCATGGGGATCTTTTAAATACTTCTTTTCGGCAAGAAGTCCATGAAAATTTACTTGAGGGTTCTATCCATCTGGAAAACCCAAGCACTGttggaaagaagaagaaaaggaaaaggcgtCAATTGGCTCCTTCGGAAGCTATTTCTGCTCAAGAAGTGACAAAACCATCAACTGGGGCAGTGGAGTTATCAAAATCCGCAGGCGAAGTTCTGCCTCACAAAGAGAGCCAAGGGCTACAAG ATGAGGATGCATATAATGTTGAATGGACTACCGGGGATGAACCTATAGTCAGAGCATCCAATGCGCCTCTTTCATCATCACAACTCAATAATGGAAGCCAGGGGGGAGAACATGTTCAGCTTGTGAGTGATGCTCATGCATCTACTGGTCTAATTTCTGAACAAGAGAATGTTGATCTTGTGCATACAGGATACAGAAATCCTTCTGTTGGAGATACTGCTAATTCTACAGCTGATGTTGTAGCTAGTGAAggaaaaactacaaaaggaaTAGGAAAAACTATGAAGGGAAGCAACCCCCCTTGGGATGGAGGGGATAATCATGAGAAAATCAAACAACATAAACACAATGAGGAAAGTCATGATGAAGGTGTAGTTGAAACAAGCAACATGGAGAAAGATAGCAAAAGTACAAATGCCTTGGAGAAGAGGCATACAAATGATAATACTTCTCAAGAGAAGAAGCGTAAGAAAGCAAAGAAGGTTAGTTCTGTTGACATGGCTTCCATGGAAACTGCTGGTGAAAAAGATATGTGTGGGTATAGAGAGAATGCAGCAAAATCAGATATTGTTTCTACTGAAAGGGAGATTGTCCATGACCCTTCTATGCGACAGATCTCAAGCAATGTGCAGCAAGGGAATTCAGGTATACTAGAAAATCCAACTGGTGATAGAAAgcgaaagaaaaagagaagacaCAACTCAGAATCCTCAAAGGGGGTTGATCCTTCTCAAGATCTGATGAAATCGTCTGGATTTGCTACACATGTAAGCTTGATACAAAACACAAATGCCGCTCCTCTAGATGCCAAGCAAACAGCACAAGGCACTACAGAAGGAACAATAGTTAGTGACCacaagaagcttgatgaaatCCTGGATGGAGCAGCGGCTAAAGTGATTGATGAGGTGTTGGCAGATCTTAGATCCACAGACAGCTTAAGTATGGATTTGGATGGAGATCTGTTAACAGGACAAACTCACCTAAGCAGCAATCAGAATGCACTTGGACTTCCTGAATCCACTAGAGTTAAAGTTGGTCTTAGAGCAACATTACCTCCAAAATATCCAGCAGCAGTTCACTCTGATGTGCCCGTTAGCTCACCTAGCCATAAGAAGTCTAAGGGTAAAGAATTGAAAGTGCTGTCAACCATGATTGACTCATCTCATTATTCAAGTGGTGTGCCTGAAGAAGATTCTAATACAGAATTAAGAGAGTTTGATTCTTTGAGGTTCACTGACAAAACaagtgatcttaaggatatttTAACTGGAGATATAGTAGCACAAGCCGATGAAAAGCCCAAAGCTACTAAGCGTCAGAGAAAGAATATTTCCTTAAAGCAGGTTCCGTCAAAGTATGGTAAGGCTACTCAATCTTCGGACGAGCAAGTCAACCAGGTTGTGACAGAGGACTTGAAGGGAGCTGATGCTACCCAGGCAGATTTGGTTCCAGGAGGTTCTGTAATTGACGCTCCTTCAATTACTGTTGGAAAAGTACAGCAGAAAGGCAAAAGGTCTTCCAAGGCTCAGGTTCATATAATACAAGAAACTTATAATTCTACCCATGGGCATGAGAGACACTTAGCTAAGGATAGCCAGGATGAATTAACTGACATCGCTGGGACCCATGATAATGAAAATGCAGCCAGTGCTCCAACAGAGTTGCCAGTAGTTCAGAAAGATGCCACAACTCTCAAACCTGCCAGCCCTAATGCTCGTAAGGGAAGGAAGAAATCTTCAAACTCTGAACTTCAGAGTCGGGATTCTGCTCTTGAACATGGTTCCAATGCAGATTTGACGAACTCCAGGGCTGAACAGGGTATGGTTAGTCCTAAAAATTCTGCTGACGCTGTtcaacaaaattatcataacaTGGTTCATCCTGCTAGTGATGAAATCAATTTCCTTGATCATTTTAGCTGTAGCAAGATGAATAATCCATCAGTTTCTgcagaaaacaaacaaaacaatgAAGATGAAAATGCAATCGAAATGAAGAATAAAaggaagaacaaaagaaaacaaggtACTGGTACCATTGAACCAAATGATATTCTAGAATCTCTTCCTCCTACAGACAAAACTAGCTTAACCGATCATTTTGGTACTAGTGAAGTGGCTGTGCCATCTGTTCCAGCAGAAAACATGACCAGAGAATTTGAGAATTTGAAGAAAAgtaaggagaaaaagaagagaaaaagaaaatctaaCTTGGAAGATCCTGCTGCTGAAAAGGAGAATCCTAATTGTGATCATCAAGACATTGATATTGGTACCCAAGATTCTCAGCATTCTGTTGTACAGAAAGGAACAATGGGGCAGGACAGTGGAAAAGAGAATAACGATAAAGTTACTCAGAATGCCAGTATGATGCTACAGGAGCCTGAAGATGCCACATGTGGTAGCACTCTTGAAAAGAAGCTCCATCAAAGTAATGTTGATAGTCAGGACAATTTGCCAATCGATGAGGATCATGCACATATGAGCAAAGGACAAAGGGAGTCCGCTTCTCAGACAAAGCCTTATGCTAAGAGTAGAAACCATGATGAGTCTATCAATAGAAGGGCAGGTCCAAATCCCAATGCTGTAAGCAAACTTGTGAAGAGCTTTTCAATGAGCCCACCAGCATCAAGTGACAGCACAGAGGGCACACCACAAAATGCTAACCGATATAGAGTTGCAGTACGGAAAGTTCCGAGAAAAAGGTATGAGCAGACTAGTGACAAATCCAAAAAAGAGAGTAGGAAGGCTGGCTCAGGTGCAATATTCAATGATGCTATCAGTGAAGGCTCTGATGATGCTTTGGACACCAAGAGTGCAAAGGCTGCCATGGAAGCATCATCAGATAATTCGTCCACATCTGCTGACTCAG GTGTTTCATCTGCAGCCTATGATGAAAGCGCAGTGCCTGATGATGATGGCACTGTATCATT ATCACAGAGGAGTCTCAAAGATGGGCTGCACATTGGCTCTATCCTTCGGGGTTCCAGTAGCTATAAGAAGGCGAGGCAGAAGCAAACAGAGGATTTGGATGATGACATCGTGGTGCCTGATAGCCAGCCAGCGGATGGCGTTTGA